A part of Candidatus Paceibacterota bacterium genomic DNA contains:
- a CDS encoding DoxX family protein: MSASHATDQRKPWRIAALLGRWLLGGLFICLGLINVVHGAEFLIFVRQQLRVTDPVLSSLFAQIAPWLQVLYGLLVLSGIARNAAAVIARWWLGILFIFMGLNKAFPHPEAFLKLVRQYDMVANPFLLNAIGAALPWFEVYCGALLLLGVAVRGAALNVVAMLVPFTLIVLKRALAIAATTGIPFCAVKFDCGCGAGEVFICHKLVENTVLLLLSVWLLAGHGRKFSLRFSLVREKEEPVGKVG, translated from the coding sequence ATGAGCGCCAGTCACGCCACCGACCAGCGCAAGCCCTGGCGGATCGCTGCCCTCCTGGGGAGATGGCTGTTGGGCGGGCTGTTCATCTGCCTGGGCTTGATCAACGTCGTCCACGGGGCTGAGTTCCTGATTTTTGTGCGCCAGCAGCTGCGGGTGACGGACCCGGTGCTGTCGAGCCTGTTCGCACAAATTGCGCCGTGGCTGCAAGTGCTCTATGGGCTGCTGGTGTTGAGCGGCATCGCGCGGAATGCCGCCGCCGTGATCGCCCGCTGGTGGCTGGGCATCCTGTTTATCTTCATGGGTTTGAACAAGGCGTTTCCGCACCCGGAGGCCTTTCTGAAGCTGGTGCGGCAATACGACATGGTGGCCAACCCATTCCTGCTGAACGCGATCGGGGCGGCGCTGCCGTGGTTTGAAGTCTATTGCGGGGCGCTCTTGTTGCTGGGGGTAGCCGTCCGGGGAGCCGCGCTGAACGTGGTGGCAATGCTGGTGCCTTTCACACTCATCGTGCTGAAACGGGCGCTGGCCATTGCCGCGACCACAGGCATTCCCTTCTGCGCGGTGAAGTTCGATTGCGGTTGCGGCGCGGGTGAGGTCTTCATCTGCCACAAGCTGGTCGAGAATACGGTTTTGCTCCTGCTCTCGGTCTGGCTCTTGGCCGGACATGGCCGGAAGTTTTCCCTGCGATTCAGCCTGGTTCGGGAGAAGGAAGAGCCCGTTGGGAAGGTCGGGTGA
- a CDS encoding rhodanese-like domain-containing protein: MKSVLQEGALVAVIGAALAFAANGLSPRGLELARNYFPGTKLSLQPAAGTNVAGTAGTGTNSPLEILAARLREHGLQLANSNQVTQLFHDPRRERDEVIFIDARDEANYRAGHIPGAYLFDRFHPENHLAGVIAVCLTAQQIIFYCNGGDCDDSEHAAIMLRDSIDLPQEKVFVYGGGFFEWITNGLPVEIGPRNSGQFTNVTHTAVPAAGEGSKR, translated from the coding sequence GTGAAAAGTGTCTTGCAGGAAGGCGCGCTGGTGGCAGTGATCGGCGCGGCCCTGGCCTTTGCCGCCAACGGTCTCTCGCCGCGCGGCCTTGAGCTCGCCAGGAACTACTTCCCCGGCACGAAACTGTCCTTGCAGCCTGCCGCCGGGACGAATGTGGCGGGGACTGCCGGCACCGGCACCAACTCCCCCCTGGAGATCCTGGCCGCGCGCCTCCGGGAACACGGCCTGCAACTGGCCAACAGCAATCAAGTAACGCAGCTTTTTCACGACCCCCGCCGGGAACGGGATGAGGTCATCTTTATTGATGCCCGGGACGAGGCGAACTACCGGGCCGGCCATATTCCGGGCGCTTACCTCTTCGACCGGTTCCACCCGGAGAATCACCTGGCCGGCGTGATCGCCGTTTGCCTGACCGCGCAGCAGATCATCTTCTACTGCAACGGCGGGGATTGCGACGACAGCGAGCATGCGGCGATCATGCTGCGGGACAGCATCGACCTGCCGCAGGAGAAGGTGTTTGTGTATGGCGGCGGCTTCTTCGAATGGATCACGAACGGGCTGCCGGTCGAGATCGGGCCGCGCAACAGCGGCCAGTTCACCAATGTGACCCACACCGCGGTTCCCGCCGCCGGCGAGGGCTCGAAACGATGA